The Xanthomonas indica genome has a segment encoding these proteins:
- the fliD gene encoding flagellar filament capping protein FliD: MSTTGIGSGLDIPTFVAKLVSKERQPQEDRINRDGTASSAQLSSLSTIKSALSNLQTAMNTVSDSADKGAYKATIDDGAGYTASVTSSANAGRYGIEVVKLAQSQKLTSSAYASGAVVGGGTLTIAYGDTTLNINVDAGSKLSDVAAFINKAANGAGVTASVVTADDGDHLVLNAVDTGTKGALTITTSGGDGGLANLTYPPGSSGGLTQTIAAADAVVKVDGFQRTSSSNTIADLVPGVAINLTKAVAGTTFNLNITADNSPLKANLTALVSAYNSANSVLKSSSAYDATNKKASPMTGDAMVRGLQQSLRRLVSDNVSGLMALGVTIDKDGVMSLDSSKFDTAVATDPSAAKTMLGSAGSFGAGMSTLLKSNLDTTSGTLTQRTDALNKHISDLTDQLSDLDARMQTLTDQYTARFTAMETLVTQMQTTSDNLTKQFS, encoded by the coding sequence ATGTCCACCACTGGAATCGGCTCAGGCCTGGACATTCCGACCTTCGTCGCCAAACTGGTGTCGAAGGAACGCCAGCCGCAGGAAGACCGGATCAACCGTGACGGCACCGCCTCCAGTGCGCAGCTGTCGTCCTTGAGCACGATCAAGAGCGCGCTGTCCAACCTGCAGACGGCGATGAACACGGTGTCCGACAGCGCCGACAAGGGCGCCTACAAGGCCACCATCGACGACGGCGCGGGCTATACCGCCTCGGTCACCTCCAGCGCCAACGCCGGCAGGTACGGCATCGAGGTGGTGAAGCTGGCGCAGTCGCAGAAACTGACCTCCTCGGCCTACGCCAGCGGCGCCGTGGTCGGTGGCGGCACCCTGACCATCGCCTATGGCGACACCACGCTCAATATCAACGTCGATGCCGGCAGCAAGCTCAGCGACGTCGCCGCCTTCATCAACAAGGCCGCCAACGGTGCCGGCGTGACCGCCAGCGTGGTCACCGCCGACGACGGCGACCACCTGGTGCTCAACGCGGTCGACACCGGCACCAAGGGCGCCCTGACCATCACCACCTCCGGTGGCGACGGCGGCCTGGCCAACCTCACCTACCCGCCCGGCAGCAGCGGCGGCCTGACCCAGACGATCGCCGCCGCCGACGCGGTGGTGAAGGTGGATGGCTTCCAGCGCACCTCCAGCAGCAACACCATCGCCGACCTGGTGCCCGGCGTGGCCATCAATCTCACCAAGGCCGTTGCCGGCACCACCTTCAATCTCAACATCACCGCCGACAACAGCCCGCTGAAGGCCAACCTGACCGCCCTGGTCAGCGCCTACAACTCCGCCAACAGCGTGCTCAAGTCGTCCAGCGCCTACGACGCCACCAACAAGAAGGCCTCGCCGATGACCGGCGATGCCATGGTGCGCGGCCTGCAGCAGTCGCTGCGCCGGCTGGTCAGCGACAACGTGAGCGGGCTGATGGCGCTGGGCGTCACCATCGACAAGGATGGCGTGATGAGCCTGGACAGCAGCAAGTTCGACACGGCCGTGGCCACCGATCCGTCGGCGGCCAAGACCATGCTCGGCAGCGCCGGCAGCTTTGGCGCCGGGATGAGCACGCTGCTCAAGAGCAACCTGGACACCACCAGCGGCACGCTGACCCAGCGGACCGACGCGCTCAACAAGCACATCTCCGACCTGACCGATCAGCTCAGCGATCTGGACGCGCGCATGCAGACACTGACCGATCAGTACACCGCGCGCTTCACGGCGATGGAGACGCTGGTGACCCAGATGCAGACCACCAGCGACAACCTGACCAAGCAATTCAGC
- a CDS encoding flagellin, which translates to MAQVINTNVMSLNAQRNLNTTSTSLATTIQRLSSGLRINSAKDDAAGLAISERFTTQIRGLDVASRNANDGISLAQTAEGAMVEIGNNLQRIRELAVQSANATNSTTDRGALNSEVKQLAAEIDRVSSQTNFNGTKLLDGSFSGALFQVGADAGQTIGINSIVNASAAALGKAGFAATQTGSAALASGTATASGSFSGMVVNGVNIASVSVANGDAGADVAKKIVSAINDKLAQTGVYASIDSSTNALKLESVKGGQDFSFTAGSATGASGITFSNAGIAASAAATAGTTNYLADVDISTFQGAQKAMSIIDNALTSVNSSRADMGAIQNRFTSTIANLSSTSENLSASRSRIRDTDYAKETAELTRTQILQQAGTAMLAQAKQAPQSVLSLLQG; encoded by the coding sequence ATGGCACAGGTCATCAATACCAACGTAATGTCGCTGAACGCTCAGCGGAACCTCAACACCACCAGCACCAGCCTGGCGACGACGATCCAGCGCCTGTCCTCGGGCCTGCGCATCAACAGCGCCAAGGACGATGCGGCCGGTCTGGCGATCTCCGAGCGCTTCACCACCCAGATCCGTGGCCTGGACGTGGCCTCGCGCAACGCCAACGACGGCATCTCGCTGGCGCAGACCGCCGAAGGCGCGATGGTCGAAATCGGCAACAACCTGCAGCGTATCCGCGAACTGGCGGTGCAGTCGGCCAACGCCACCAACTCCACCACCGACCGCGGTGCGCTGAACTCGGAAGTCAAGCAGCTGGCCGCGGAAATCGACCGCGTCTCCAGCCAGACCAACTTCAACGGCACCAAGCTGCTGGACGGTTCGTTCTCCGGCGCGCTGTTCCAGGTCGGCGCCGACGCGGGCCAGACCATCGGCATCAACAGCATCGTCAATGCCAGCGCCGCCGCGCTGGGCAAGGCCGGCTTCGCCGCTACCCAGACCGGCTCGGCCGCCCTGGCCTCCGGTACCGCGACCGCCAGCGGCAGCTTCTCCGGCATGGTCGTCAACGGCGTCAACATCGCCTCGGTCTCGGTGGCCAACGGCGACGCCGGTGCCGACGTGGCCAAGAAGATCGTCTCGGCGATCAACGACAAGCTGGCCCAGACCGGCGTGTACGCCTCGATCGATTCGTCCACCAATGCGCTGAAGCTGGAATCGGTCAAGGGCGGCCAGGACTTCTCGTTCACCGCAGGCTCGGCCACCGGTGCCTCCGGCATCACCTTCAGCAACGCCGGCATCGCCGCCAGCGCCGCTGCCACCGCCGGCACCACCAACTACCTGGCGGACGTGGATATCTCCACCTTCCAGGGCGCGCAGAAGGCGATGAGCATCATCGACAACGCGCTGACCTCGGTGAACTCCTCGCGTGCCGACATGGGTGCGATCCAGAACCGCTTCACCTCCACCATCGCCAACCTGAGCTCCACCTCGGAGAACCTGTCGGCCTCGCGCAGCCGCATCCGCGATACCGATTACGCCAAGGAAACCGCCGAGCTGACCCGTACGCAGATCCTGCAGCAGGCCGGCACCGCGATGCTGGCCCAGGCCAAGCAGGCGCCGCAGAGCGTGCTGAGTCTGCTCCAGGGCTAA
- a CDS encoding flagellin — MAQVINTNVMSLNAQRNLNTTSTSLATTIQRLSSGLRINSAKDDAAGLAISERFTTQIRGLDVASRNANDGISLAQTAEGAMVEIGNNLQRIRELAVQSANATNSTTDRGALNSEVKQLAAEIDRVSSQTNFNGTKLLDGSFSGALFQVGADAGQTIGINSIVNASAASLGKAGFAATQTGSAALASGTATASGSFSGMVVNGVNIASVSVANGDAGADVAKKIVSAINDKLAQTGVYASIDSSTNALKLESVKGGQDFSFTAGSATGASGITFSNAGIAASAAATAGTTNYLADVDISTFQGAQKAMSIIDNALTSVNSSRADMGAIQNRFTSTIANLSSTSENLSASRSRIRDTDYAKETAELTRTQILQQAGTAMLAQAKQAPQSVLSLLQG, encoded by the coding sequence ATGGCACAGGTCATCAATACCAACGTAATGTCGCTGAACGCTCAGCGGAACCTCAACACCACCAGCACCAGCCTGGCGACGACGATCCAGCGCCTGTCCTCGGGCCTGCGCATCAACAGCGCCAAGGACGACGCCGCCGGCCTGGCGATCTCCGAGCGCTTCACCACCCAGATCCGCGGCCTGGACGTGGCCTCGCGCAACGCCAACGACGGCATTTCGCTGGCGCAGACCGCCGAAGGCGCAATGGTCGAAATCGGCAACAACCTGCAGCGTATCCGCGAACTGGCGGTGCAGTCGGCCAACGCCACCAACTCCACCACCGACCGCGGTGCGCTGAACTCGGAAGTCAAGCAGCTGGCCGCGGAAATCGACCGCGTCTCCAGCCAGACCAACTTCAACGGCACCAAGCTGCTGGACGGTTCGTTCTCCGGCGCGCTGTTCCAGGTCGGCGCCGACGCCGGCCAGACCATCGGCATCAACAGCATCGTCAATGCCAGCGCCGCCTCGCTGGGCAAGGCCGGCTTCGCCGCCACCCAGACCGGCTCGGCCGCCCTGGCCTCCGGCACCGCGACCGCCAGCGGCAGCTTCTCCGGCATGGTCGTCAACGGCGTCAACATCGCCTCGGTCTCGGTGGCCAACGGCGACGCCGGTGCCGACGTGGCCAAGAAGATCGTCTCGGCGATCAACGACAAGCTGGCCCAGACCGGCGTGTACGCCTCGATCGATTCCTCCACCAATGCGCTGAAGCTGGAATCGGTCAAGGGCGGCCAGGACTTCTCGTTCACCGCAGGCTCGGCCACCGGTGCCTCCGGCATCACCTTCAGCAACGCCGGCATCGCCGCCAGCGCCGCTGCCACCGCCGGCACCACCAACTACCTGGCGGACGTGGACATCTCCACCTTCCAGGGCGCGCAGAAGGCGATGAGCATCATCGACAACGCGCTGACCTCGGTGAACTCCTCGCGTGCCGACATGGGTGCGATCCAGAACCGCTTCACCTCCACCATCGCCAACCTGAGCTCCACCTCGGAGAACCTGTCGGCCTCGCGCAGCCGCATCCGCGATACCGACTACGCCAAGGAAACCGCCGAGCTGACCCGTACGCAGATCCTGCAGCAGGCCGGCACCGCGATGCTGGCCCAGGCCAAGCAGGCGCCGCAGAGCGTGCTGAGCCTGCTCCAGGGCTAA